The genomic segment AACAGGCAATCGTAAATGGTCTTAAACAGTGGCTCAATGATGATAGTATTACCGCTGCTAATGAACCTGTGCATTTAGACGATCAACCCATAGCGCCCTCCCATTCGCCTGCTCATCCCATCCATGTGGAGAGTGAGCCCAATTCCTTTAGAATCGGTATTCGCAATGGGGTGATCCTTGCGCTGGCCCTTACCGCAGGTATGGCCTTGGCCTTTTTGGGGATGTAATGCGATGCGTTTTGTCCTGCTTGTTTTTTTGTTTTTCAGTTGTTTATCAACTGCGCAGGCCAAAGAGAGCATTACTTGGTTTATCTGGGATTTACCCCCTGAGTTTGTGAAGGCAGGTAAATGGAAAAATCAGGGTTATGGCGATAAATTCCTGAAATATTTTATGACGCATTTACCGGACTATGATCATAAAATCCAACGGGTCAATATCCCGCGTTGGAGCAGTGAAGTCTTAAAGCCACAGCGCTGTTCAGCCCATTTATGGGGCGGTTTCTTTCCGGGGCAATTGGTTGAGTCTAAGCCTTATTCTTTTACTCCGCCCCATGTGCTTATTTTTCATAAACGCCATGCAAAGCGTATTGGAAGTCCGGGAAGTACAGTCTCCATCGGAGAGCTTTTAAAGCAGTCGGATTTAAAACTGATCATTCAGAAAATCAATTTTAATGAAGATGCCAAGCAAACCCGCTATCCCGTGCTTTTCCCATGGTTAAAACCCTATATGGGGCAGAAAAACCTCATTGAACTTTCCGGTGGGCGCAATGATGTGGATTTACGCCTGCTTAAAAGCGGGCGGGCCGATTACACGATCGGTTATCCCACCACCATCACCACCCAACAACGGGTTTTTGGCATCGAAAATGAGTATGTCAGCTACAACATTCGCGAACATTACCTGTTTAAAAAGGTCTATGTGGCTTGTAACAATAGTGACTTTGGCAAAGAGGTCATTGCGAAGGTCAATAAAATCCTGACCAAGGAAACTTTGCGCACTTTCCTTGGTTATCATGAGGAATGGAACGATAACGACCCTTATTTTCGCCAGACCTATACGGATTATTTTATCAACGATAAAGAGTTGCTGCGCGTGATTGACTAAAGGTCAAACTCCACTAACACTGGGGCATGGTCACTGGGTTTTTCAAGCCCGCGTAAATCAAGCAAAACTTCACAGGATTTCACACTGTCTTTTAGGGGCGGTGTCACCCAGACATGGTCTAAACGACGCCCTTTGTTTGAGGCACGCCAATCACGTGCGCGATAGCTCCACCATGTGAAACATTTTTCCTCAGGCAGGATATGCATGCGCATGGCATCGACCCAATTGCCAGAGGCCTGTAACTTATCAAGACGGTCAATTTCTGTTTGGGTATGGGTGATGATGTTTTTTAGCTTCTTATGGTCCCACACATCTGTTTCCAGCGGGGCAATGTTGAAATCACCCACCATGATGCGCTTTTTGCCATCATCAACGCGTCCTGCTGACCAAGCGGTCATTTCATCAAGGAACTGGAGTTTATGGGCAAATTTTGGGTTGGTTTCGGCATTGGGCTCATCCCCACCTGCGGGAATATAGAAATTATTAATCTCAATACCGCCTTCAAGCTCAATGCTGGTATGGCGTTTATCTTCACGGCCACACCACGACAGGGCTTGTGGGTTGCTAAAGGGGATTTTTGAGAGGATAGCAACACCATTGTAGCTTTTCTCACCGGAAAAATGCACATGGGGGAAACCAAAGGCTTGGAGATCAATTAAAGGAAATTGCTCATCACGGACCTTTGTTTCCTGAAAACAAATGACGTCGGGTGCATATTTTTCGACCAGTTCTTTCACATGATCCATACGAATACGAACGGAATTGATGTTCCACGTCACAATTTTCATTGGTTTTTCCTTTGGGTGGTGAATTTCTTATGCCGTCTTGTAGCAGAAAAGAAATGCGCCCGACTAGGGGGTGTCGGGCGCAAAAGGCTGTCTCTCATGGTTGAGAGTATCATCGGTGGCAGGGGAACCACCTTGTGAACGGCTGATAATCTAGGGTAGGACTGCCGTTCAGCTATTAAATGGGGATTGATTCCTCAAATTATTAATGCAATAAATGCAATGCAGGCATGTGTTTATTGCATAGTTTATAATAAGTTGAATCTATTTAGTTATTTCGTTGGTCATATTGTGGGTCAACAAAATCAAAATATTTCGAATCGATTTTACGGCCCATAATCGAATTCAGTAAAGAGACTTGCGTCATAATCCCTTGGGCATCAATCACGGACCATTTGCGCAGCTCTAAGGGGGCATCACTAAAGATCAAGGTGACAGAACCCATGCCCGGGTCCTCACGGTCCACCAAGGTCAGTTCAATCACACCACTAGCTTGGGAGAGATCAACAATCTCAACATCTTTATCAAAAGACAGTTCTTCTTGTAACAACACAGCTAAGGGCGTGGCATTAAGCGGGTAATAGGTAACTTGCTTGAACTCTTTATCATGATAGATAATGGTTCCACTGCGCACGATCAGTTCGGTTTGGCTTGGTGGATTATAGATCAGGCGCATTTGGCCCGGGCGCGCAAGATAGACTTTACCATCCGCATAAGCCCCGTTTGAGCTGATCTGGGCAAAATTACCTGTCAGCGTCTTCATCTCGTTTAAATAGGTGCGCAGCTTTTCAGCCAAGGCCTGCTTTTCAGCTGAAAGCGTACCTGCCTGTCCTTGTGGGGCAAAAAGGAGAAAAGCAAATAAAGTAAAGCTAACTAGGCGCAACATGGACAGGCTCTCTTGAAAGTATGATCTGGACTCAATTTAACCTGTTAGAGCTGTAACGCAACCTTTAACGCAGCTCGCGCAACACCCGAAAGGTGATGTTATAGCTAAAAACTTGCTCATGGTTTTTATACCGATAGGCAGAACGGGAGAGTTTAGGGAAATAATACCATGACCCGCCGCGCATTACTGGGGTTTGGCAATTGCCATCCATGCGCGGGCTTCCATCGGTTGGGGCCATGGCATGGTGGGGG from the Candidatus Terasakiella magnetica genome contains:
- a CDS encoding LolA family protein, producing MLRLVSFTLFAFLLFAPQGQAGTLSAEKQALAEKLRTYLNEMKTLTGNFAQISSNGAYADGKVYLARPGQMRLIYNPPSQTELIVRSGTIIYHDKEFKQVTYYPLNATPLAVLLQEELSFDKDVEIVDLSQASGVIELTLVDREDPGMGSVTLIFSDAPLELRKWSVIDAQGIMTQVSLLNSIMGRKIDSKYFDFVDPQYDQRNN
- a CDS encoding family 1 glycosylhydrolase, which produces MRFVLLVFLFFSCLSTAQAKESITWFIWDLPPEFVKAGKWKNQGYGDKFLKYFMTHLPDYDHKIQRVNIPRWSSEVLKPQRCSAHLWGGFFPGQLVESKPYSFTPPHVLIFHKRHAKRIGSPGSTVSIGELLKQSDLKLIIQKINFNEDAKQTRYPVLFPWLKPYMGQKNLIELSGGRNDVDLRLLKSGRADYTIGYPTTITTQQRVFGIENEYVSYNIREHYLFKKVYVACNNSDFGKEVIAKVNKILTKETLRTFLGYHEEWNDNDPYFRQTYTDYFINDKELLRVID
- the xth gene encoding exodeoxyribonuclease III encodes the protein MKIVTWNINSVRIRMDHVKELVEKYAPDVICFQETKVRDEQFPLIDLQAFGFPHVHFSGEKSYNGVAILSKIPFSNPQALSWCGREDKRHTSIELEGGIEINNFYIPAGGDEPNAETNPKFAHKLQFLDEMTAWSAGRVDDGKKRIMVGDFNIAPLETDVWDHKKLKNIITHTQTEIDRLDKLQASGNWVDAMRMHILPEEKCFTWWSYRARDWRASNKGRRLDHVWVTPPLKDSVKSCEVLLDLRGLEKPSDHAPVLVEFDL